In Polyodon spathula isolate WHYD16114869_AA chromosome 11, ASM1765450v1, whole genome shotgun sequence, one genomic interval encodes:
- the pofut2 gene encoding LOW QUALITY PROTEIN: GDP-fucose protein O-fucosyltransferase 2 (The sequence of the model RefSeq protein was modified relative to this genomic sequence to represent the inferred CDS: inserted 3 bases in 2 codons; substituted 2 bases at 2 genomic stop codons), with amino-acid sequence MAEVFEYWPMRSQIGYTPNWYLLYDVYPPEGXVLIRMASLMKSLXDWVLVLPLWGRLYHXQSPDIHQLRIPWAEFFEVPSINRNIPVIKCEQFLAEPQNPFIEQVYVLQSYAEGWTDRQWEEKVDERPCLERLMYSHDKQGYLGGWFWGXEETRGLNVTCPSVQGHASPGSSPAGKHHSTNSQYVKKRAADGTLFAGQRVLVFITPEYFIGTSVSTFSFRIYEEREILGFDPKTTYSRFCGEKQKETDLEQPTHWKIEY; translated from the exons ATGGCTGAAGTATTTGAGTACTGGCCCATGCGTTCCCAAA TAGGATATACTCCTAACTGGTATCTGTTATACGATGTTTACCCACCAGAGGG GGTGCTTATCCGTATGGCTTCCCTCATGAAGAGCC CTGACTGGGTCCTGGTGCTCCCTCTCTGGGGCCGCCTGTATCACTGACAGAGCCCCGATATCCACCAGTTACGGATCCCCTGGGCGGAATTCTTTGAAGTTCCCAGCATCAACAGGAACATCCCTGTCATCAAGTGTGAGCAGTTCCTTGCAG aacctcAGAACCCCTTCATTGAGCAAGTGTATGTCCTGCAGAGCTATGCAGaaggatggacagacagacagtgggaaGAGAAAGTTGATGAGAGGCCCTGTCTGGAGCGTCTAATGTACTCTCATGACAAGCAAGGATATTTGGG GGGCTGGTTCTGGGGTTAGGAGGAGACAAGGGGCTTGAATGTCACCTGTCCTTCTGTACAAGGACATGCCTCTCCTGGCTCCAGTCCTGCTGGGAAACACCACAGCACG aaTTCGCAGtatgtaaagaagcgggcggctgacggcacactcttCGCAGGACAGCGCGTGCTCGTCTTCatcactcccga ATACTTTATAGGGACCTCTGTATCGACATTCTCCTTTAGAATTTATGAGGAGCGCGAGATCCTGGGATTCGATCCCAAAACTACCTACAGCAGGTTCTGTGGTGAAAAGCAAAAGGAAACAGACCTCGAGCAGCCGACTCACTGGAAGATTGAGTACTGA
- the rbm44 gene encoding RNA-binding protein 44 isoform X3, translating into MREKILSGTSLDDLPPLSVDLKRIVTLTQYAPSKVMAVALSSQEMVCSHQEKGLPEDKNNGRGVPSSSQVLPFQEKTRFEVSTRCCKSVNDPANSVSQIGVAVCKKQRMKQDRNFTEDWFDAEENLGTVGQIDDDVGNPGVTRQTAGRNCGSNSTEAVNEDCGLKCENPAERAKLPDHYLCVRDLPVTVTENDLMCLFQKYQATDVWITNTANNLRLAIVTVSGTSGAEKAWKEMNRKQIHGRAIKVDPIRQPGGAWQSASKHCSSTPAPVQEQRAESCTGKQLGVCSQTGPLIHKAEPVAPPKVFRRNYEKLQCVQDTPTASGTFLTQHYAGLSSFDKLMDRLMELHPEAGRQKILEALMELRAEKKGFLSGLPLKTIVEMTSTVLKTNVKV; encoded by the exons ATGAGAGAGAAAATACTGTCTGGAACCAGCTTGGATGATCTCCCACCACTCTCCGTGGATTTAAAGCGCATTGTTACATTGACCCAATATGCTCCTTCAAAG GTAATGGCTGTGGCTTTGTCGTCTCAAGAGATGGTGTGTAG tCATCAAGAAAAGGGTTTGCCAGAGGATAAGAATAATGGGAGGGGTGTTCCATCAAGCAGTCAAGTTTTACCCTTTCAg GAAAAAACACGCTTTGAAGTCTCTACACGCTGCTGTAAGTCTGTGAATGATCCGGCAAACAGCGTCTCCCAGATTGGTGTTGCAGTTTGCAAAAAGCAGA GAATGAAGCAAGATCGTAATTTTACAGAAGACTGGTTTGATGCAGAGGAGAATCTCGGAACAGTCGGGCAAATAGATGATGATGTGGGTAATCCCGGTGTAACGAGGCAAACAGCAGGACGAAACTGTGGGAGTAACAGCACCGAGGCAGTCAATGAAGACTGCG GATTGAAATGCGAGAACCCAGCAGAAAGAGCGAAGCTGCCAGATCACTATCTGTGTGTCAGAGACCTGCCTGTAACAGTGACTGAG AACGATTTGATGTGCCTTTTTCAAAAGTACCAGGCTACCGATGTGTGGATAACTAACACGGCTAACAatctcag GTTAGCAATTGTTACAGTCAGTGGTACCAGCGGTGCAGAGAAGGCATGGAAAGAAATGAACAGGAAACAAATCCATGGAAGAGCGATTAAAGTGGACCCCATAAGACAGCCGGGAGGGGCGTGGCAGAGTGCATCCAAGCACTGCTCTTCGACACCAGCTCCAGTGcaagagcagagagcagagagctgcaCAGGGAAGCAGCTAGGAGTCTGTTCACAAACTGGGCCTCTGATACACAAAGCAGAACCTGTTGCTCCTCCAAAG GTGTTTAGAAGGAATTACGAGAAGCTACAGTGTGTCCAGGACACGCCGACGGCCTCTGGTACATTTCTCACGCAGCACTATGCAGGGTTAAGCAGCTTCGACAAGCTCATGGATAGGCTGATGGAGCTTCACCCTGAAGCTGGCAGACAGAAAATTCTGGAAGCGTTGATGGAGCTGAGAGCCGAGAAGAAAGGGTTCCTCAGTGGACTGCCCTTGAAAACCATTGTGGAGATGACATCCACAGTGCTGAAGACGAATGTGAAGGTGTAG
- the rbm44 gene encoding RNA-binding protein 44 isoform X4, with protein MAVALSSQEMVCSHQEKGLPEDKNNGRGVPSSSQVLPFQEKTRFEVSTRCCKSVNDPANSVSQIGVAVCKKQRMKQDRNFTEDWFDAEENLGTVGQIDDDVGNPGVTRQTAGRNCGSNSTEAVNEDCGLKCENPAERAKLPDHYLCVRDLPVTVTENDLMCLFQKYQATDVWITNTANNLRLAIVTVSGTSGAEKAWKEMNRKQIHGRAIKVDPIRQPGGAWQSASKHCSSTPAPVQEQRAESCTGKQLGVCSQTGPLIHKAEPVAPPKVFRRNYEKLQCVQDTPTASGTFLTQHYAGLSSFDKLMDRLMELHPEAGRQKILEALMELRAEKKGFLSGLPLKTIVEMTSTVLKTNVKV; from the exons ATGGCTGTGGCTTTGTCGTCTCAAGAGATGGTGTGTAG tCATCAAGAAAAGGGTTTGCCAGAGGATAAGAATAATGGGAGGGGTGTTCCATCAAGCAGTCAAGTTTTACCCTTTCAg GAAAAAACACGCTTTGAAGTCTCTACACGCTGCTGTAAGTCTGTGAATGATCCGGCAAACAGCGTCTCCCAGATTGGTGTTGCAGTTTGCAAAAAGCAGA GAATGAAGCAAGATCGTAATTTTACAGAAGACTGGTTTGATGCAGAGGAGAATCTCGGAACAGTCGGGCAAATAGATGATGATGTGGGTAATCCCGGTGTAACGAGGCAAACAGCAGGACGAAACTGTGGGAGTAACAGCACCGAGGCAGTCAATGAAGACTGCG GATTGAAATGCGAGAACCCAGCAGAAAGAGCGAAGCTGCCAGATCACTATCTGTGTGTCAGAGACCTGCCTGTAACAGTGACTGAG AACGATTTGATGTGCCTTTTTCAAAAGTACCAGGCTACCGATGTGTGGATAACTAACACGGCTAACAatctcag GTTAGCAATTGTTACAGTCAGTGGTACCAGCGGTGCAGAGAAGGCATGGAAAGAAATGAACAGGAAACAAATCCATGGAAGAGCGATTAAAGTGGACCCCATAAGACAGCCGGGAGGGGCGTGGCAGAGTGCATCCAAGCACTGCTCTTCGACACCAGCTCCAGTGcaagagcagagagcagagagctgcaCAGGGAAGCAGCTAGGAGTCTGTTCACAAACTGGGCCTCTGATACACAAAGCAGAACCTGTTGCTCCTCCAAAG GTGTTTAGAAGGAATTACGAGAAGCTACAGTGTGTCCAGGACACGCCGACGGCCTCTGGTACATTTCTCACGCAGCACTATGCAGGGTTAAGCAGCTTCGACAAGCTCATGGATAGGCTGATGGAGCTTCACCCTGAAGCTGGCAGACAGAAAATTCTGGAAGCGTTGATGGAGCTGAGAGCCGAGAAGAAAGGGTTCCTCAGTGGACTGCCCTTGAAAACCATTGTGGAGATGACATCCACAGTGCTGAAGACGAATGTGAAGGTGTAG
- the rbm44 gene encoding RNA-binding protein 44 isoform X2 has translation MSCSSSPPTLLSQMYCSSLPPTLLSQMSCSSSPPTLLSQMSCSSLPPTLLSQMSCTSSPPTLLSQMSCSSSPPTLLSQMSCSSSPPTLLSPVVFLPAPVPPYHVPVQHNHNPCLMSWRPGISHFNLGPGTHHTGQAATNNDFVFELAADHVVSHIPRRKFHLNRNLFDLIKKHSFLELTDQRLLGWYLMLPPEDRRIIQGEGGLLQFLQKHPAFEVAKHSWHLKDLITHAGQEGMSSNLNKSRRPTFCCVWHCLQCENSNTLDTKKCRRCNEPMSESAQALYLTETDHYVLPDGIQNQPYKEDKCASGAAEPVKLSQGRNMLSSASFEQCDAFHSAWESTAAEDIGEAFCTQPVSAEKQTQDGLNVELLQETSVEATLSLDIELEMRQRNAHSVQVGGRWDESKADFEARGLREVETYSSVPGYEELEKETLPDYYSFSSTGFYERDASSGPQCTSSDTEPEATAHPLADTSEEGCYKASKKCSDPALESKACDDWPDRSSFSEYGYRSEGDPENDQNFEVYHSMAEDTSFPAEQDELQTGSASPACLRRDYCLPFPDDTKSSTDKNNNNNNNNNEDDNNSLLVVGSSIDCLGWDVPEKPCGFKCDPAVDHNDTSLYEESFLSAAAANSLLPEPSIEMDIGDYIGTSAFEQSDQYRESDTEERPATTCQRCLAASGCTIRVNKISDASADFRAGFTSTRATEASVFVASKSTSTDNPGVPDAHAAVNTEWSLLQGALRDRGSQTSVPSTSEKCINTDLRMVDLDSFVEEFMKLRLAKEELNELKKKLASADSSRDDSACGCSSLCSSRTTVLTPVETTLPVGAVHCVPLAPQC, from the exons ATGTCTTGCTCTAGCTCGCCTCCCACCCTGCTGTCTCAGATGTATTGCTCTAGCTTGCCCCCCACCCTGCTGTCTCAGATGTCCTGCTCTAGCTCGCCTCCCACCCTGCTGTCTCAGATGTCCTGCTCTAGCTTGCCTCCCACCCTGTTGTCTCAGATGTCCTGCACTAGCTCGCCTCCCACTCTGTTGTCTCAGATGTCCTGCTCTAGCTCGCCTCCCACTCTGTTGTCTCAGATGTCCTGCTCTAGCTCGCCTCCCACTCTGTTGTCTCCGGTGGTGTTTTTGCCAGCACCAGTTCCACCGTATCACGTTCCAGTTCAACACAATCACAACCCCTGCCTAATGTCTTGGCGTCCTGGGATTAGTCATTTTAATCTAGGACCAGGTACCCATCATACAGGTCAAGCAGCTACTAACAACGACTTTGTTTTTGAATTGGCtg CTGACCATGTCGTTTCTCATATACCAAGAAGGAAATTCCATCTTAACAG GAATctgtttgatttaattaaaaagcacagtTTTCTGGAACTGACTGACCAGAGGCTGCTGGGTTGGTATCTGATGCTCCCCCCTGAAGACAGAAGAATTATTCAAG GTGAGGGTGGACTCTTACAGTTCCTGCAAAAGCATCCTGCATTTGAAGTAGCGAAGCACAGTTGGCATTTGAaag ATCTGATAACACATGCAGGACAAGAAGGGATGTCCTCAAATCTAAACAA ATCAAGAAGACCAACTTTCTGCTGTGTTTGGCATTGTCTGCAGTGTGAGAACAGCAACACTTTGGATACAAAAAAGTGCAGAAGGTGTAATGAGCCCATGTCTGAATCAGCACAAGCATTATACTTGACAG aaacAGATCATTACGTGCTTCCAGACGGCATCCAGAACCAGCCTTATAAAGAAGACAAGTGTGCTTCTGGAGCAGCTGAGCCCGTGAAGCTGAGCCAGGGTAGAAACATGCTAAGCAGTGCCTCGTTTGAGCAATGTGACGCTTTTCATTCAGCCTGGGAAAGCACTGCAGCAGAAGACATTGGGGAAGCTTTCTGTACTCAGCCAGTCTCTGCTGAAAAGCAAACTCAGGACGGTCTGAATGTGGAATTATTACAAGAAACCTCTGTGGAGGCAACCCTGTCCCTGGACATCGAGCTTGAGATGCGTCAGCGCAATGCACATTCAGTGCAAGTAGGTGGCCGCTGGGACGAGAGCAAAGCTGATTTCGAGGCTCGTGGCCTTCGAGAAGTGGAGACATATTCGAGTGTTCCAGGATATGAGGAGCTGGAGAAGGAAACTCTCCCTGATTACTACAGTTTCAGTAGCACTGGATTCTATGAGAGGGATGCTTCATCAGGGCCACAGTGCACGAGTAGTGACACGGAACCAGAGGCCACTGCACACCCCTTGGCTGACACATCTGAAGAAGGATGTTACAAGGCCAGTAAGAAGTGCTCTGATCCTGCCCTTGAGTCCAAGGCATGTGATGACTGGCCAGATAGAAGTAGTTTTTCGGAATATGGCTATAGAAGTGAGGGGGACCCTGAAAATGACCAGAACTTTGAGGTGTACCACAGCATGGCAGAGGATACGTCCTTCCCTGCAGAGCAAGATGAGCTGCAAACCGGAAGTGCGTCTCCCGCTTGCTTACGACGTGATTACTGCCTTCCCTTTCCAGATGATACAAAGAGCAGcactgataaaaataataataataataataataataatgaggatgATAATAACAGTCTTTTGGTAGTAGGCTCAAGCATAGATTGCTTGGGTTGGGATGTACCTGAAAAGCCTTGTGGATTTAAATGTGATCCTGCAGTCGATCACAATGATACATCCTTGTACGAAGAGTCTTTTCTGTCTGCTGCTGCGGCTAATAGCCTACTGCCTGAGCCAAGTATAGAAATGGATATCGGTGACTACATAGGAACTTCAGCGTTCGAGCAGAGTGATCAGTACAGGGAATCAGATACTGAAGAGAGACCCGCCACCACATGCCAGAGATGCTTAGCTGCAAGTGGCTGTACGATCAGAGTGAACAAAATAAGTGATGCCAGTGCTGATTTCAGAGCAGGTTTCACCTCAACTAGGGCCACTGAAGCCAGCGTGTTTGTGGCGAGCAAATCTACCAGCACAGACAACCCTGGCGTGCCCGATGCACACGCTGCCGTCAATACAGAATGGTCTTTGCTGCAAGGTGCTCTGCGAGACAGGGGATCTCAAACATCGGTGCCTTCAACTAGTGAAAAGTGCATCAATACAGACTTGCGTATGGTAGACCTGGATTCATTTGttgag GAATTCATGAAACTGAGATTGGCAAAGGAAGAATTAAATGAGCTAAAGAAAAAACTTGCAAG TGCTGACTCCAGTAGAGACGACTCTGCCTGTGGGTGCAGTTCATTGTGTTCCTCTCGCACCACAGTGCTGACTCCAGTAGAGACGACTCTGCCTGTGGGTGCAGTTCATTGTGTTCCTCTCGCACCACAGTGCTGA
- the rbm44 gene encoding RNA-binding protein 44 isoform X1, with protein MSCSSSPPTLLSQMYCSSLPPTLLSQMSCSSSPPTLLSQMSCSSLPPTLLSQMSCTSSPPTLLSQMSCSSSPPTLLSQMSCSSSPPTLLSPVVFLPAPVPPYHVPVQHNHNPCLMSWRPGISHFNLGPGTHHTGQAATNNDFVFELAADHVVSHIPRRKFHLNRNLFDLIKKHSFLELTDQRLLGWYLMLPPEDRRIIQGEGGLLQFLQKHPAFEVAKHSWHLKDLITHAGQEGMSSNLNKSRRPTFCCVWHCLQCENSNTLDTKKCRRCNEPMSESAQALYLTETDHYVLPDGIQNQPYKEDKCASGAAEPVKLSQGRNMLSSASFEQCDAFHSAWESTAAEDIGEAFCTQPVSAEKQTQDGLNVELLQETSVEATLSLDIELEMRQRNAHSVQVGGRWDESKADFEARGLREVETYSSVPGYEELEKETLPDYYSFSSTGFYERDASSGPQCTSSDTEPEATAHPLADTSEEGCYKASKKCSDPALESKACDDWPDRSSFSEYGYRSEGDPENDQNFEVYHSMAEDTSFPAEQDELQTGSASPACLRRDYCLPFPDDTKSSTDKNNNNNNNNNEDDNNSLLVVGSSIDCLGWDVPEKPCGFKCDPAVDHNDTSLYEESFLSAAAANSLLPEPSIEMDIGDYIGTSAFEQSDQYRESDTEERPATTCQRCLAASGCTIRVNKISDASADFRAGFTSTRATEASVFVASKSTSTDNPGVPDAHAAVNTEWSLLQGALRDRGSQTSVPSTSEKCINTDLRMVDLDSFVEEFMKLRLAKEELNELKKKLASADSSRDDSACGCSCDTAMQRVVKAELQLLDLHYWMCQQHCWRLHYTVHVKGISDLG; from the exons ATGTCTTGCTCTAGCTCGCCTCCCACCCTGCTGTCTCAGATGTATTGCTCTAGCTTGCCCCCCACCCTGCTGTCTCAGATGTCCTGCTCTAGCTCGCCTCCCACCCTGCTGTCTCAGATGTCCTGCTCTAGCTTGCCTCCCACCCTGTTGTCTCAGATGTCCTGCACTAGCTCGCCTCCCACTCTGTTGTCTCAGATGTCCTGCTCTAGCTCGCCTCCCACTCTGTTGTCTCAGATGTCCTGCTCTAGCTCGCCTCCCACTCTGTTGTCTCCGGTGGTGTTTTTGCCAGCACCAGTTCCACCGTATCACGTTCCAGTTCAACACAATCACAACCCCTGCCTAATGTCTTGGCGTCCTGGGATTAGTCATTTTAATCTAGGACCAGGTACCCATCATACAGGTCAAGCAGCTACTAACAACGACTTTGTTTTTGAATTGGCtg CTGACCATGTCGTTTCTCATATACCAAGAAGGAAATTCCATCTTAACAG GAATctgtttgatttaattaaaaagcacagtTTTCTGGAACTGACTGACCAGAGGCTGCTGGGTTGGTATCTGATGCTCCCCCCTGAAGACAGAAGAATTATTCAAG GTGAGGGTGGACTCTTACAGTTCCTGCAAAAGCATCCTGCATTTGAAGTAGCGAAGCACAGTTGGCATTTGAaag ATCTGATAACACATGCAGGACAAGAAGGGATGTCCTCAAATCTAAACAA ATCAAGAAGACCAACTTTCTGCTGTGTTTGGCATTGTCTGCAGTGTGAGAACAGCAACACTTTGGATACAAAAAAGTGCAGAAGGTGTAATGAGCCCATGTCTGAATCAGCACAAGCATTATACTTGACAG aaacAGATCATTACGTGCTTCCAGACGGCATCCAGAACCAGCCTTATAAAGAAGACAAGTGTGCTTCTGGAGCAGCTGAGCCCGTGAAGCTGAGCCAGGGTAGAAACATGCTAAGCAGTGCCTCGTTTGAGCAATGTGACGCTTTTCATTCAGCCTGGGAAAGCACTGCAGCAGAAGACATTGGGGAAGCTTTCTGTACTCAGCCAGTCTCTGCTGAAAAGCAAACTCAGGACGGTCTGAATGTGGAATTATTACAAGAAACCTCTGTGGAGGCAACCCTGTCCCTGGACATCGAGCTTGAGATGCGTCAGCGCAATGCACATTCAGTGCAAGTAGGTGGCCGCTGGGACGAGAGCAAAGCTGATTTCGAGGCTCGTGGCCTTCGAGAAGTGGAGACATATTCGAGTGTTCCAGGATATGAGGAGCTGGAGAAGGAAACTCTCCCTGATTACTACAGTTTCAGTAGCACTGGATTCTATGAGAGGGATGCTTCATCAGGGCCACAGTGCACGAGTAGTGACACGGAACCAGAGGCCACTGCACACCCCTTGGCTGACACATCTGAAGAAGGATGTTACAAGGCCAGTAAGAAGTGCTCTGATCCTGCCCTTGAGTCCAAGGCATGTGATGACTGGCCAGATAGAAGTAGTTTTTCGGAATATGGCTATAGAAGTGAGGGGGACCCTGAAAATGACCAGAACTTTGAGGTGTACCACAGCATGGCAGAGGATACGTCCTTCCCTGCAGAGCAAGATGAGCTGCAAACCGGAAGTGCGTCTCCCGCTTGCTTACGACGTGATTACTGCCTTCCCTTTCCAGATGATACAAAGAGCAGcactgataaaaataataataataataataataataatgaggatgATAATAACAGTCTTTTGGTAGTAGGCTCAAGCATAGATTGCTTGGGTTGGGATGTACCTGAAAAGCCTTGTGGATTTAAATGTGATCCTGCAGTCGATCACAATGATACATCCTTGTACGAAGAGTCTTTTCTGTCTGCTGCTGCGGCTAATAGCCTACTGCCTGAGCCAAGTATAGAAATGGATATCGGTGACTACATAGGAACTTCAGCGTTCGAGCAGAGTGATCAGTACAGGGAATCAGATACTGAAGAGAGACCCGCCACCACATGCCAGAGATGCTTAGCTGCAAGTGGCTGTACGATCAGAGTGAACAAAATAAGTGATGCCAGTGCTGATTTCAGAGCAGGTTTCACCTCAACTAGGGCCACTGAAGCCAGCGTGTTTGTGGCGAGCAAATCTACCAGCACAGACAACCCTGGCGTGCCCGATGCACACGCTGCCGTCAATACAGAATGGTCTTTGCTGCAAGGTGCTCTGCGAGACAGGGGATCTCAAACATCGGTGCCTTCAACTAGTGAAAAGTGCATCAATACAGACTTGCGTATGGTAGACCTGGATTCATTTGttgag GAATTCATGAAACTGAGATTGGCAAAGGAAGAATTAAATGAGCTAAAGAAAAAACTTGCAAG TGCTGACTCCAGTAGAGACGACTCTGCCTGTGGGTGCAGTTGTGACACGGCGATGCAGAGGGTAGTAAAAGCTGAGCTGCAGCTGTTGGATCTTCACTACTGGATGTGTCAGCAGCACTGCTGGAGACTTCATTACACCGTGCATGTGAAGGGCATCAGTGACTTGgg GTAA